A genome region from Triplophysa rosa linkage group LG24, Trosa_1v2, whole genome shotgun sequence includes the following:
- the hmga2 gene encoding high mobility group protein HMGI-C isoform X2 produces MSERGEETAGEPSGSQEQPEPAPAEPPKRGPGRPRKPQQRWCFGEGWIFVVLRTSTSRDYYPGAHRRACPQTAEGSPQRKQKQGPLQSSAEES; encoded by the exons ATGAGTGAGCGCGGTGAGGAAACCGCCGGCGaaccttcaggatcgcaggagCAGCCCGAGCCCGCACCGGCCGAGCCACCGAAGAGAGGACCGGGCAGACCCAGGAAACCGCAACAG AGATGGTGTTTCGGTGAAGGTTGGATTTTCGTTGTACTAAGGACATCAACATCACGTGATTATTACCCCG GAGCCCACAGGAGAGCCTGTCCCCAAACGGCCGAGGGGTCGCCCCAAAGGAAGCAAAAACAAGGGCCCCTCCAAAGCAGCGCAGAAG AAAGCTGA